In Blastococcus saxobsidens DD2, the genomic stretch CGATCACCCAGCAGCTGATCAAGCAGATCCGGCTGCAGACGGCCACTGACCCCGACGCCCGCGAGGCCGCCACCGACGAGAGCCTCGGCCGCAAGCTCCGCGAGGCACAGCTGGCCCTCGCCCTGGAGCAGCAGTACACCAAGGACGAGATCCTCACCCGCTATCTCAACCGGGTGTACTTCGGCGCCGGCGCCTACGGGGTGGCCGCCGCGGCCCACGCCTACTTCGGGACGACGCCGGACGCCCTCACCCTCGCCCAGGCCGCCACGCTCGCCGGTCTGGTGCAGAGCCCCAGCGAGTACGACCCGTTCGTCGCTCCCGAGCGCGCCACCGAGCGGCGCGACGTCGTCCTGGCCCGGATGGCGGAACTCGGCATGGTGGACCAGGCCGCGGCCGACGCCGTCCGCGCCACCCCGGTGGTGCTCACCCCCGGCCAGCCCCCGCCGCGCGGCTGCCGGGAGGCGCTGATCGGTGGCTTCTTCTGCGACTACGCCCTCGACTACCTGACCGGCACCCTCGGCTTGAGCGTGGCCGAGCTGGAGACCGGTGGGCTCACCGTCGAGACGACGCTGGACCCGGCCATCCAGCGTGCCGGCGACGCGGCGGTGCTGAAGACCCTGGGCCTCCAGGACCCGCGCGCCGGCATCTACACCGTCGTCGAGCCGGGCACCGGCCGCGTGCTCGCCATGTCGGTCAACCGGAAGTTCGGCGTCGTCCCGGGCGATCCGGCCTACACGACGGTCAACCTCAACGTCGCCGCCGGGCAGGGCTCCGGCTCGACGTACAAGGTGTTCACCGCCGCCGCGGCGATGGAGCAGGGCTTCGGGCTGGAGCACCGCATCACCACCTCCAACCCCTACGTGTCGACGGTCTACCAGGACGGCGACGGCCCCTACGACGTGGAGAACGCCGGCCGCTACCCGCGCACGCTGGACATGGAGCGGGCGCTGTACATGTCCTCGAACACCTACTTCCTGGCGCTTCAGGACCAGCTGGGCAGTGTGGAGGCGCCGGTCCGCATGGCCCAGCGGCTGGGGCTGCGCTCCCTGGACCCGATCGCGGACGAGATCGTGGCCCAGAACCGCGGCTCGTTCTCCTTCGGCTCCGAGGCCACCAGCCCGCTGCACCTGGCCAACGCCTACGCGACGCTCGCCGCCGGCGGCACCCGGTGCGCGCCGATCCCGATCGCCCGGGTGCTCGACCGCGACGGGCAGCCGCTGCTCGGCGAGGACGGCCAGCCGCTTGGCGGGCCGCAGTGCGAGGCCGGCGTCGTCGACCCGGCGCTCGCGCACACCCTCACCCAGGCGCTGCGCAAGGACGTCGAGCCCGGGTTCCCCGGCCAGACCGGCGAGCGTGCCCACGTGCCCGGGCACCAGATCGCCGGCAAGACGGGGACGACGCAGAACAACTTCTCGGTCACGTTCGTCGGCTACACACCGCAGCTGTCGGCCAGCGTGATGGTCTACGACCCGGTGGCCAACCGGGACGTCGGTGGCTTCGGCGGTGGCATGCCCGCGCAGATCTGGCACGACGCGATGCAGCCGGTGCTGAGTGCCCGGGCTCCGGCACCGTTCCCGCCGGCTGACGTCCGGTACGTGGACGGGACGCGGGCGACCGTGCCCGCAGGCTGCGCGGGGAAGAGTGCCGACCGGTGCCGCGGGATCCTCGGCGCCCGTGGCCTGACCGCCATGCTCGCCCGCGTCGACAGCGGCCGCCCGCCGGGCGTCGTCCTCGGGGTCCAGCCGGGGCCCGGCAGCCTCGTGCAGCAGAGCGCTCCGGTCACGGTGCTGGTCAGCAACGGTGCGCGCTGGGCGCCGCCTCCGCCTCCGCCTCCGCCGCCGCCCCCGCCTCCTCCTCCTCCTCCTCCTCCTCCGCCGCCGGCCCCTGAGCCGCCGCCGCCGCCGCCGCCGGCGCCGGCGCCGGCGCCGGCGCCGGCACCGGAACCGGCACCCGCGTCCGAGCCCGAGCCCGCGCCCGAGCCCGCACCGGAGCCCGCACCGGCGCCCGCACCCGAGCCCGCACCGGAACCGGCACCCGAGCCCGCACCGGAACCGGCACCTGAGCCGGCTCCCGAGCCGGCACCCGAGCCCGCACCGGAACCGGCACCGGAGCCGGCGCCCGAGCCCGCGCCTGAGCCCGCACCGGAGCCGGCACCTGAGCCCGAGCCCGCACCGGAACCGGCGCCCGAGCCCGCGCCTGAGCCCGCACCGGAGCCGGCACCTGAGCCCGAGCCCGCACCGGAACCGGCACCGGAACCGGCACCCGAGCCCGCACCGGAGCCGGCTCCCGAGCTCGCTGGGCAGCCGGCGTAGGCCGCGCCAGGCATGGGGGGGAGTGGGGGCGGGGGGCCGGTCCTGACGGTCTGGCCGCGTTGGTCGGTCTACCCAGCAGTGGGTAGCCACTCGTTCCCGGCTACCCCCGCCCGGATCCCACTGTGACCCACACCACAGCCCCCGTCAAGGCGGCGCGTTGACTCACGCCAGATGCCCGCGTAGCGGCTTCGTTGCCTCATCAAGAAATGCCCGCGTAGCGGCGTGGCGGTGAGCCCGGAGCGCTGGGGTCGGGCCACGGTCGGCGATGGGGTTAACGATGGGGCAGCGGAAGGCGGTCACGAAGACGACGGCGAAGCGGTACCGGTCTGCGTCGAAGAGCGAGAAGGCCGCGATCTTGACCGAGTTGTGCGCGGTGACCGGCTGGCACCGTGACCACGCCCGCAAGGCGCTGCGCCTGGCGCTGGCGGGCGAGCCGCCGCGGCGAGCACGGGCGCCTCGCCCGCCGGTCTACGGCGAGGACGTGCTGGTGCCGTTGCGCAAGATCTGGGCGGTGCTGGACGCGCCGGCCGGCAAGCGCCTGGCCCCGTTCCTGCCCGAGATCACCACTGCGCTGGAGCGGGCAGGGGAGCTCGACCTCACTCCTGCGGTGCGGGCCCAGCTGGTCGGTATGTCGGCGGCCACGATCGACCGGCGGCTGGCCGGTGACCGCAAGAAACTGCAGCTCAAGGGCCGGTCGGGCACCAAGCCCGGGTCGTTGCTGAAGTCGCAGATCCCGATACGCACCTGGGCGGACTGGAACGAGGACGAGCCCGGTTTCGTCGAGATCGACCTGGTCGGACACGAGGGCGGCGACCCCTCGGGTGACTTCGCCCAGACCCTGACGGTGACCGACATCGCCACCGGGTGGACCGAGACCCGGGCGGTGCGCAACAAGGCGCAGAAGTGGGTGTTCGCGGCGCTGATGGAGATCACCGCGGCGTTCCCGTTCCCGGTCAAGGGCATCGACTCCGACAACGGCAGCGAGTTCATCAACGCCCAGCTGCTGCGCTACTGCGTGGCCAACAAGATCACCTTCACCCGGTCGCGGGCCGGGCGGAAGAACGACGGCGCGCACGTGGAGCAGAAGAACTGGTCGGTGGTGCGCCAGGCCGTCGGCTACCACCGTTTCGACACCGGCGCCGAGGTCGACGCGCTCAACGAGCTGTACGCCCGGCTCCGGCTGCAGATCAACTTTTTCTCCCCGCAGCAGAAGCTCATCGAGAAGACCCGCGACGGCGCGAAGGTGATCAAGCGGTACGACACCGTGGCCACGCCCCACCAGCGCACCGTCGCCGACGACCGCATCCCGGCCAAGATCAGAACAGCGCTCGACAAGCAGTACCGCGGTCTCAACCCCGCTCAGCTACGCCGCGACCAACACGCCCTCAGCGACAAGCTCCTCGACCTCGTCAGGACCAAGCACCTGTCCCGACGCGTCCCGGCCACGCCGCCGGCTACCCGGGCACCTGCCGGTGAGGCAACGAAGGCTCATCCGCGGGCATCCGCACGTGAGTCAACGAAGGGCCGTACGCGGGCATCTTGACGTGAGGCAACAGGGGCGGGTGCGGAGTGTCGCCCTCCAGCCGCAGCCGGGACGGACTCCCTGGACGGACGTCCCTCAGCCGACGCGACGGAGGATGTCCGGGCTCAGCTGGTCGACGGCGGTGTGCCCGGTCAGCCCCAGGGTCAGGTCGAACTCGCCGACCACGTCGGAGATCACCTGTCGGACCCCCTCCTCGCCGGCCAGTGCCAGCCCCCAGGCGAAGGGGCGGCCCAGCAGCACCGCCCGGGCGCCGAGCGCGACGGCGGTGAACACGTCGGCGCCGCTGCGGATTCCGCTGTCGAGCAGCACCGGCGCGCGGTCGCCGATCGCGGCGACGACGTCGGGCAGGGCGTCCAGTGCGGCGATCGAACGGTCCACCTGGCGGCCGCCGTGGGTGCTGACGACGACGCCGTCCATCCCCTCGTCCAGCGCGCGGCGGGCGTCGTCGGGGTGCAGCACGCCCTTGAGCAGGATGGGCAGCTTCGTGCGCTCCCGCAGCCAGGTGAGGTCGGCCCAGCTGATCGAGGGCCGGGAGTAGATGGACAGGAACGTCTCGACGGCGGCGCGGGGCAGCGGCGAGCGCAGGTTGTCGCGGAACGACCCCGGCCACGCCTTCGCCATCGTCACCAGCGCCTTGACCGCGGCGGGCGTCGGGCGGGGCTGCGGTTGGGCGGGCGGGGAGTCTGTCTGCCCGGCGCCGGCGGCCCGCGCCTCGACCAGCCTGCGGAACACCGGGTCGGAGGTGTACTGGGCGATGCCCTTGCCCAGGGCGAACGGCAGGTGGCCCAGGTCGAGATCGCGTGGCCGCCATCCGAGCATGGTGGTGTCCAGGGTGACCACGAGCGCGTCGCAGCCCGCGGCCTCCGCCCGGCCGATCAGGCTCTCGACCAGCTCGTCGGAGGTCGACCAGTACAGCTGGAACCAGCGGGGCGCGGCGCCCATCACCGCCGCGCACTCCTCCATCGAGCGGGAGCCCTGGTTGGAGAAGACCATCGGCACACCGGTGGCCGCGGCCGCCCGGGCGACGGCGAGGTCGGCCTCCGGGTGCACCAGTTCGAGGGCGCCGACCGGGCCGAGCAGCAACGGCGCGGGTAGCCGGCGTCCGAACAGCTCCACCGAGGTGTCGCGCGCGCTGGCGTCCCGCAGCACCCGGGGGACGACGGCCCACGTGTCGAACGCGGCGCGGTTCGCCCGCTGCGTCGTCTCGTCGCCCGCGCCGCCGGCCACGTAGGCGTAGGCGCGGGCGTCGAGCACCCGCTTGGCCCGCTCCTGCAGCCGCCGGATGCCGACGGGCACGCGCGGGGAACGGCCGTACACCCCGGCCCGGTAGACCTCGTTCTGCCGCCGTCGACCCACGCCCACCTCGTTCACGCGGCCACCGTAGTGACCCCGCTCTCACCGTCTCCCGCGGGGCGGGCGGAGGGCATACCGGCGACCTCACCGAGGTTCTCCGGAGACCGGTCGGAAAGGGAATTCCCGACACGCCGGACGACACGCCCGACACGCGCGTAACGGGCTGGCGACGAAGCGTCACATCCTGCATCATCTGGAACTCCAGCGCACCGAAAGGCGGAGATCGGACTGACCAGCAGGTGGGAGTTGACCGCCGAACCGACGTGGACGACGTCGGCCCGGAAGGCGCGGAGCGCCCGCTCTGCCGGTGTGGTGACCGGTCTCCTCGTCCTGCTGCTCTCCGCCGCGGTCGCCGGGGCCGGGTCCGCGCTGGCGATCGACGACCCGACCCGTCCGGACGCCCGCGTCACCCACGGGCCCAGCTGCCACCCGGGCGGGATCGTCGTCGAGGTCGTCGCCGGCAGCGCTCCCTTCTCCGTCCGCCTGGCGACGACCCGCCGGCCGGCGGGTGAGGACGAGGCCACGCTCGGCGCGCAGGGCAGCAGCGTGGTGCTGCGGACCGGTGACGTCGCACCCGGCGAGACCATCGACCCACGGCTGGAGTTCACCGCCCGGGACGGTTCCGGCGTCGCATACGTCGACGAGCTCGAGGAGTACACGCTCACCCGGCCGACGGTGGAGGACTGCCAGCTCGCCCTGTCCCCGCCGCCGCCCCCGCCCGCGCCGCCGACGGCCAGCGTGGAAGCCGGTGCCACCGCTCCCGCACCCAGCACCGGCTCGGCCGGCGGCACCGGCTCGCAGGCGGGCGTCGCGGTGACCACCAGCCGGGCACCCCGCACCACCACGACGAGCAGCGAGACCAGCACGACGGGCACCCCGTCGGTCACCTCCGTCCCGGAGAGCACCTCGCCGGCCGTCCCGGCGCCCGCGGCCGCGGGCACGCCGCAGATCCCGTCCGGGGGCACGGTGACCCTGCGCGGAGCGGGCTTCATCCCCGGTGAGCGGGTGGACATCCGGCTCCACGGCCGGGACACGGTCCTCGCCACGGCGACCGCCGACGCCGACGGTGCGGTCCGCGTGGACGTCCGCATCCCCGCGGACGTGACGGCCGGTCCCACCACGCTCGACCTCGTCGGCGTCGACTCCGCCGTCAGCACCGGTGTGGACCTGCAGGTCGCCGCCGGCCAGGAAGCGGCCGGCCGGACGCGGGGTGTCGTCTCGCTCGCCTCCCTGATCGCGGCGGCGGTGGCGCTCGTGGGCACGGTCGGCGCGCTGGTCTCGGTCGCGGGCCGGCAGCACGCCGATCGTCGCGGCCGCGGCCCGATCCGTACCGCCTGACCGGTTTCGCCGCTCCCGGATCAGGGGACGATGGGCAGGTGCCACTGTCCGAGGACGCGATCGCGCGCGGGGTCCCCCGGGACGCCGCCGCTCTTCCCGGAGTCGCTCCCCGCCCCGCCGAGACGTGGTTGCGCATCGTCCAGGTGCACGACCGGATCACCCGACGGGTCGACTCGGCGCTCCACCGCCACCACGGCCTCTCCCTCACCGGCTTCGAGGCCCTCCGCCGGATCGCCGACTCACCGGGCGAACGAGCGTCGATGGGGGAGGTCGCCGAGGCCGTCGGGCTGTCGCGGCCCGGCGTCACCAGCACGATCAACCGGCTGGTGACCGAGGGCCTCGTCATCCGGGAACGGGTCGAGGGCGACAAGCGGCTGCTGCACGCGCGGCTGACACCGGCGGGCCGGGAACGGGTGGAGGCGGCCCGCGTCACGCACGACGAACTCGTCGCCCACCTGCTCACCCTGATCGGGGACGACGCCGCCGTCGTCACCGACGCCCTGGCCCGGGTCTCGGCCGCCACCCGCAGCCGCCGCTGACGTCCCCGGGTGGACCGGGCGCGACGCGCGTACGGTCGCCGGCGTGACAGACCTCCGTGACCGGCATCACCCAGGGCTCCGCACGACGGCGGTGCGGCGATGAACGGGGCCCAGGCGCTGATCCGCACCCTGGTCGACGCGCGCGTCGACGTCTGCTTCAGCAACCCGGGCACGTCCGAGATGCACTTCGTCGCCGCGCTTGACCAGGTGCCGGAGATGCGCGGCGTCCTCTGCCTGTTCGAAGGCGTGGCCACCGGTGCCGCCGACGGTTACGGGCGGATGACGGGCCGCCCCGCCTCGGTCCTGCTGCACCTGGGGCCGGGTCTGGCCAACGGGCTGGCCAATCTGCACAACGCCCGCCGCGCGCGGACGCCGATCGTCACCGTGGTCGGTGATCACGCCGGCTACCACAAGGCCTATGACTCACCCCTGGAGTCGGACATCGACGCCCTCGCCGGCACGGTGTCCGGCTGGGTCCGGCGCTCCGCGCGGTCGGCCGACATCGGCGACGACGCCGCGGCCGCCGTCGCCGCTGCCCGCACCGCACCCGGCCAGATCGCCACGCTGGTCCTGCCCGCGGACACCTCCTGGTCGGCCGGTGCCGCGAGCGCCGCGCCGCTGCCGGTCGAGGCGCCGGCGGCGGTGCCGGACGACGCCCTCGCCGCCGTGGCCGCCGTGCTGGCCTCCGGCGAGCCGTGCGCCCTGCTGGTCGGCGGGGGAGCGACCCGCACCCGGGGCCTCGTGGCCGCGAGCCGGGTGGCGGCCGCCGCGGGGGCGCCGCTGTTCTGCGAGACGTTCCCCGCCCGGCTGGAGCGCGGCGCGGGCCGGCCGGTGGTCGAGCGGCTCCCGCGGGCGGCCGACCAGGTCACCCGGCGGCTGGCCGGCGTCCGTCACCTGGTGCTGGTGGGTGTCCGCTCGCCGGTGTCGTTCTTCGCCTATCCCGACCAGCCCAGCGACCTGGTGCCCGACGGCTGCCAGGTGCACGAGCTGGGCACGGTCGCCGACGACCTGCCCGGTGCGCTCGAGCGGCTCGCGGACCTCGTGGGCGCGCCCGCGGAGGCGGTCCTGCAGCCGGCCGGGCGGCCGGAGCTGCCCACCGGCGAGCTGAGCCTCGACTCGATCGGCCGGATCCTGGGTGCGCTGCTGCCCGAGGGGGCGATCGTGGTGGACGAAGGCGTCACCTCCACCCGGCAGATGCCCGGCCCGACCGCGGGCGCGCCGCCGCACGACTGGCTCACGCTCACCGGCGGAGCCATCGGTCAGGGGCTGCCGGTGGCGACCGGAGCCGCGGTCGCGGCGCCGGGTCGCCCGGTGATCTGCCTCGAGGGCGACGGCAGCGCCATGTACACCGTGTCGGCCCTGTGGACCCAGGCTCGCGAGGGGCTCGACGTCACCACGCTGGTGTTCAGCAACCGCTCCTACCGGATCCTCGAGGGGGAGCTCGCCAACGTGGGGGCGGCGGCCTCCGGGCCGCGGGCGAGGGACCTGCTGGAGCTCGGACGGCCGGAGCTGGACTTCGCGGCCATGGCCACCGGCATGGGCGTCCCGGCGACGCGGGCGCGGACCGCCGAGGACCTGATCCAGCAGTTCCGCCGCGCGCTGGCCGAGCCCGGCCCGCACCTGATCGATGTGGTACTTCCCGGTCCGTGAACGAGTCCGAACCGTTGCCGACTCCCGGGCGCCGCCGTCTCCCAGCTGTGCTTACATCGTCGTGACCCGGGCCACCGCCCGATCCGGCGGTAGCCGGCGTCACCATCCAGGAGGAACCATGCGGAACTCGTCAGCCCTCAGCGGCCTCGTCCTGCTGGGTCTCGTCGCGGCGTGCGGTGGGGACGGCGAGGAGGCCGCAGCTCCTGGCGAGGCCGCCGCCTCCTACCCGACCGAGTCGATCCGGATGCTGGTGCCCTACGGCGCCGGTGGCCCCACCGACCTGACCACCCGCACCGTCGGCGCCTGCATCGAGGAGGAGCTGGGGCAGACGGTCGTGGTCGAGAACATGGAAGGCGGATCGGGTGCGCTGGCCATGACCGAGCTGGCCGGTGCCGAGCCCGACGGGTACACCCTGTCGCTGGTCACGGCCGGCACCACGGTCCTCACCCCGCTGGCCAACGACCTGGACTACACCAAGGACGACTTCACCCCGATCGGCGTCATGTCGCTGGTGCCCTCGGTGCTGGCGGTGGGGGAGGACTCGCCGTACGCCTCCGCCGAGGACTTCTTCGCCGCGGCCGAGGCCGAACCGGGCACGGTGACCGTCGGCGTCCCCGGCGCCTCGACGCCGCAGGGCATCGAGCTCCAGCGGCTGGCCGACGAGCACGGCGTGGAGGTCACCGTGGTCCCGTTCGACGGGAACGCCGAGATGACCACCGCCGTCCTGGGCGGCAACGTCGACGCGGTGCTGATCAACGCCTCCTCGGACGTCGTGCAGAACATCGAGGCCGGGGCGTTCCAGCCGCTGGTGGCCTCGTCGGAGGAGCGGCTGTCCTGGCTGCCCGACACCCCGACCTTCACCGAGCTGGGCTACGAGGGGCTGACCCTCTCGGGCTCCACCTTCGGCCTCGCCGGCCCCGCCGGTCTGCCCGACGACGTCGTGACGACGCTCGAGGACACGCTGCAGACCTGCCTGGCGAAGGACGAGGTGCGCCAGACGATCGGCGAGCAGTACGTGCCCGAGGAGTTCGCCGGCGCCGACGAGCTCGGCACGATCCTCGACGACACCCAGCAGGCGTACGAGCCGATCCTCGGCTGACCTGCGCATCCCCTGTACCGATCCCGCACGACCGGAGGAACCACACATGCGACGAATCCGTGCCACCGCCCCAGCCCTGCTGGCGGCGTCCGTCCTCGTCCTCGCCGCCTGCGGTGACGATGCGGCCGAGCCCGACACCGATGCCGGGGGTGGCGGCGACGCGGCCGCCGCCGAGTACCCGACCGAGAGCATCACCCTGATCGTGCCCTACGCCGCCGGTGGCCCCACCGACCTGGCGGGGCGCACGATCGGGTCCTGCATCGAGGAGGAGCTCGGGCAGACCGTGGTCGTGGAGAACCGGGAGGGTGCCTCCGGCTCGGTCGGCATGCAGGCGATGATCGCCGGCGGCAACGACGGCTACACCCTGTCGCTGATCGCGGTGCCCGCATCGGCGACCAACCCGCTGCAGGACGACGTGGGCTACACGAACGAGGACTACGTCCCGATCGCCGTGGTCACCGAGATCCCCTCGGCGCTCGTCGTGGGAGCGGACTCGCAGTTCAGCACCGCCGAGGAGTTCTTCCAGTACGCCGAGGAGAACCCGGGCGAGCTCAACGTCGGGGTTCCCGGCACGACGACGTCGCAGGCGATGGAGCTCCGGCGGCTGGCCGAGGAGTACGGCGTCGAGGTGACGGCGGTGCCGTTCACCGGCAATGCCGAGATGACCACGGCCATCCTCGGCGGCAACGTCGACGCCATCTTCATCAACTCCTCCCAGGACGTCCTGGAGAACATCGAGGCCGGCAGCTTCCTCCCGCTGGCGGTCAGCCCGGCCGAGCCGGTGGACTACATCGACGCGCCGACCCTCGCGGAGTCCGGCTTCCCCGAGCTGACCAACAGCGTGTCGGTGTTCGGTCTCGCGGCGCCGGCCGGCGTCCCGGACGACGTCGTGTCGACGCTCGAGGAGACGGTGGACACGTGCCTGCAGAAGAACGAGGTCCGCGAGCAGCTGGGTGAGCAGTACGTGCCCGACGAGTTCATCGACTCCGAGGCCTTCTCGTCGCGGATCGACAGCATCATCGAGGCCTACGGCCCGATCCTGCAGGAGTGACCTTCCGCCGTGGGGCCCGCCGGGAACGGCGGGCCCCACGGCGCCGGCCTGCTCCCGGTCCCCGCGTCCTCCTGGAGTTCCCGATGTCCAAGCACCTGCACCGGCTGGCCCCCGCGCTCCTGCTGGTGTTCGGCCTTGCCGCGATGTACGGCGCATACCAGCTCGGCCTCGGTGAGCTCCAGGCCCCGGGGTCGGGACTGTGGCCGTTCATCGTGGCGTCGCTGATGGCGCTGACCGCG encodes the following:
- a CDS encoding penicillin-binding protein, with amino-acid sequence MSPRPSINGLPLPGVEDAPRKRVRRGGLVAELALAVLLAGALLAGLALPLVGGASMATNAGAGLLRPVSADLLDLTPAGNTRILAADGSLIAELYRRNRTPVPGEAIAPVMKDALIAIEDSRFFGHSGVDGKGLARAFLTNLSAGEVVQGGSTITQQLIKQIRLQTATDPDAREAATDESLGRKLREAQLALALEQQYTKDEILTRYLNRVYFGAGAYGVAAAAHAYFGTTPDALTLAQAATLAGLVQSPSEYDPFVAPERATERRDVVLARMAELGMVDQAAADAVRATPVVLTPGQPPPRGCREALIGGFFCDYALDYLTGTLGLSVAELETGGLTVETTLDPAIQRAGDAAVLKTLGLQDPRAGIYTVVEPGTGRVLAMSVNRKFGVVPGDPAYTTVNLNVAAGQGSGSTYKVFTAAAAMEQGFGLEHRITTSNPYVSTVYQDGDGPYDVENAGRYPRTLDMERALYMSSNTYFLALQDQLGSVEAPVRMAQRLGLRSLDPIADEIVAQNRGSFSFGSEATSPLHLANAYATLAAGGTRCAPIPIARVLDRDGQPLLGEDGQPLGGPQCEAGVVDPALAHTLTQALRKDVEPGFPGQTGERAHVPGHQIAGKTGTTQNNFSVTFVGYTPQLSASVMVYDPVANRDVGGFGGGMPAQIWHDAMQPVLSARAPAPFPPADVRYVDGTRATVPAGCAGKSADRCRGILGARGLTAMLARVDSGRPPGVVLGVQPGPGSLVQQSAPVTVLVSNGARWAPPPPPPPPPPPPPPPPPPPPPPAPEPPPPPPPAPAPAPAPAPEPAPASEPEPAPEPAPEPAPAPAPEPAPEPAPEPAPEPAPEPAPEPAPEPAPEPAPEPAPEPAPEPAPEPAPEPEPAPEPAPEPAPEPAPEPAPEPEPAPEPAPEPAPEPAPEPAPELAGQPA
- a CDS encoding integrase catalytic domain-containing protein yields the protein MGQRKAVTKTTAKRYRSASKSEKAAILTELCAVTGWHRDHARKALRLALAGEPPRRARAPRPPVYGEDVLVPLRKIWAVLDAPAGKRLAPFLPEITTALERAGELDLTPAVRAQLVGMSAATIDRRLAGDRKKLQLKGRSGTKPGSLLKSQIPIRTWADWNEDEPGFVEIDLVGHEGGDPSGDFAQTLTVTDIATGWTETRAVRNKAQKWVFAALMEITAAFPFPVKGIDSDNGSEFINAQLLRYCVANKITFTRSRAGRKNDGAHVEQKNWSVVRQAVGYHRFDTGAEVDALNELYARLRLQINFFSPQQKLIEKTRDGAKVIKRYDTVATPHQRTVADDRIPAKIRTALDKQYRGLNPAQLRRDQHALSDKLLDLVRTKHLSRRVPATPPATRAPAGEATKAHPRASARESTKGRTRAS
- a CDS encoding alpha-hydroxy-acid oxidizing protein — its product is MNEVGVGRRRQNEVYRAGVYGRSPRVPVGIRRLQERAKRVLDARAYAYVAGGAGDETTQRANRAAFDTWAVVPRVLRDASARDTSVELFGRRLPAPLLLGPVGALELVHPEADLAVARAAAATGVPMVFSNQGSRSMEECAAVMGAAPRWFQLYWSTSDELVESLIGRAEAAGCDALVVTLDTTMLGWRPRDLDLGHLPFALGKGIAQYTSDPVFRRLVEARAAGAGQTDSPPAQPQPRPTPAAVKALVTMAKAWPGSFRDNLRSPLPRAAVETFLSIYSRPSISWADLTWLRERTKLPILLKGVLHPDDARRALDEGMDGVVVSTHGGRQVDRSIAALDALPDVVAAIGDRAPVLLDSGIRSGADVFTAVALGARAVLLGRPFAWGLALAGEEGVRQVISDVVGEFDLTLGLTGHTAVDQLSPDILRRVG
- a CDS encoding MarR family winged helix-turn-helix transcriptional regulator, producing the protein MPLSEDAIARGVPRDAAALPGVAPRPAETWLRIVQVHDRITRRVDSALHRHHGLSLTGFEALRRIADSPGERASMGEVAEAVGLSRPGVTSTINRLVTEGLVIRERVEGDKRLLHARLTPAGRERVEAARVTHDELVAHLLTLIGDDAAVVTDALARVSAATRSRR
- a CDS encoding acetolactate synthase large subunit, whose product is MNGAQALIRTLVDARVDVCFSNPGTSEMHFVAALDQVPEMRGVLCLFEGVATGAADGYGRMTGRPASVLLHLGPGLANGLANLHNARRARTPIVTVVGDHAGYHKAYDSPLESDIDALAGTVSGWVRRSARSADIGDDAAAAVAAARTAPGQIATLVLPADTSWSAGAASAAPLPVEAPAAVPDDALAAVAAVLASGEPCALLVGGGATRTRGLVAASRVAAAAGAPLFCETFPARLERGAGRPVVERLPRAADQVTRRLAGVRHLVLVGVRSPVSFFAYPDQPSDLVPDGCQVHELGTVADDLPGALERLADLVGAPAEAVLQPAGRPELPTGELSLDSIGRILGALLPEGAIVVDEGVTSTRQMPGPTAGAPPHDWLTLTGGAIGQGLPVATGAAVAAPGRPVICLEGDGSAMYTVSALWTQAREGLDVTTLVFSNRSYRILEGELANVGAAASGPRARDLLELGRPELDFAAMATGMGVPATRARTAEDLIQQFRRALAEPGPHLIDVVLPGP
- a CDS encoding tripartite tricarboxylate transporter substrate binding protein, whose amino-acid sequence is MRNSSALSGLVLLGLVAACGGDGEEAAAPGEAAASYPTESIRMLVPYGAGGPTDLTTRTVGACIEEELGQTVVVENMEGGSGALAMTELAGAEPDGYTLSLVTAGTTVLTPLANDLDYTKDDFTPIGVMSLVPSVLAVGEDSPYASAEDFFAAAEAEPGTVTVGVPGASTPQGIELQRLADEHGVEVTVVPFDGNAEMTTAVLGGNVDAVLINASSDVVQNIEAGAFQPLVASSEERLSWLPDTPTFTELGYEGLTLSGSTFGLAGPAGLPDDVVTTLEDTLQTCLAKDEVRQTIGEQYVPEEFAGADELGTILDDTQQAYEPILG
- a CDS encoding Bug family tripartite tricarboxylate transporter substrate binding protein, translated to MRRIRATAPALLAASVLVLAACGDDAAEPDTDAGGGGDAAAAEYPTESITLIVPYAAGGPTDLAGRTIGSCIEEELGQTVVVENREGASGSVGMQAMIAGGNDGYTLSLIAVPASATNPLQDDVGYTNEDYVPIAVVTEIPSALVVGADSQFSTAEEFFQYAEENPGELNVGVPGTTTSQAMELRRLAEEYGVEVTAVPFTGNAEMTTAILGGNVDAIFINSSQDVLENIEAGSFLPLAVSPAEPVDYIDAPTLAESGFPELTNSVSVFGLAAPAGVPDDVVSTLEETVDTCLQKNEVREQLGEQYVPDEFIDSEAFSSRIDSIIEAYGPILQE